The genomic DNA CATATTGAATTTCCATGCCTGGATGACCATTAGAACTGCGAATATTTTTGGCACTAATTAAATTACTTTGAGTAACTTTTAAAGTATTTACCTTAGTATCATTCAATATTTTTTGAGGACTGGTCATTTTTGCGTAGCTGTAAGGAAATTCATTATATGTGACTAAATAGGCAACTTCCTGTTCTGGTGGTTGGGCTACAAATATTTCTAAATCTATTTCTCCCATCCGCGTTTTTTGGACTTGAGTATCTGTTTTTGGTCTTCCTGGCATTAAGACCTGAAAACTTTTATCGGGGGGAGTGAATACTTGCCATTTTGGTTGTACTACTTCCGATACAGGTGGTTTTTTGGGGGAGGATAGATGTTTTGCTTGTGTTGGTGCAGCCAAAATTAAGCCACTGCATAGTAAAGTAGCGGTGGTGAAAGGGAGTAAAAATTTGATAGTCATATTTGTAGCCTTCCCAGATAGAGAATTTACTGCTGATATTTATAACCTAGCGGCAGACAAAGCAGCACCTATTAATCCTACTTGTTGATTGAGAATTATGTGAACCGGTATTTCTTCTAGGAGAGAACGCATTCTGCCTTTTTGGGTAAAATTTAACATAAAGCTGCCATCTTCCATTAAAGGTAAAATTTTGGGGGCGATACCTCCAGCTATGTATAATCCACCATAGGGTAGGAGTTTTAGGGCTAAGTTACCGGCTTCTGCACCGTAAATTTCTATAAACAGTTGGATGGTTTGTTCGGAAAGGCGATCGCTTTTGGCTAAGGCTGCACTACCAATGGCTGCACCAGGATCAGCGGTTTTTTCGGCTCTACCGGCTTCTTGTTCCCAGGTTCTGATAATTTGGGCTATTTCTGGGTTTTCGCTGTCTATTTGGCGATCGCGTAAAAATTGATAAATGGATGTAATTCCTAAACCAGAAACTACCCGTTCTACAGAAACTCGCTGAATATCATGTCTATTTAACAGATATTTCAATAATTGAAATTCTAACTCATTGCGGGGCGCAAAGTCTGCGTGTCCACCTTCGGAGGGAAACACTTGATATTGGTGGCCTTGTTTAATTAAAAATCCTTGTCCTAAACCTGTTCCTGCACCAATTACAGCCATGGGTGCATCGCTTTGATGTTTACCAGTTTGTAATGTCAGTAAATCCTGTTTTGTTAACCCAAAAATACCATAACCAACGGCTGCAAAATCGTTAATCAGGGAAACAGCCGGGATGTTTAATTGTTGACATAATCTGGCTGTGTCTAAAAACCAGGCCAGGTTAGTTAATTTGGCGGTGTTGTTCACTACAGGCCCTGCGATCGCAAAACAGGCTTTTGCTGGTGTAGATGAATTGGCAGCGGCTAAAAATTTCTGTACTATTGGCACTAAATCAGGAAAATCTCCACTGCGGTAACTTTCCTCGTACAAGGTCTTTAAGGCAGAATTTTCGCCAGACTCCACCAGTCTTAAAATCGTTTTCGTGCCGCCGATATCTCCTGCTAATAGTAATGTCATAAAATTTATCAGTTAGTTAATTGCCGGGTAATTTGTCAATCCCTAAATTCAGAGATTTACACAAATCTTACTACTTCTTCTGTTGTCGTCAAATGAGAAGTATCTCCTTTTAGTTCTAGCAACCATTGGGATTCTTGACGCACAATTTTCACTAAAGAACATAATGTGGCTTTAACTTCATCTTTAGCTTGATCTCCGACAAATCCCATTGCTGCACCCAACACAGAAGCACCATGGGCGACTAAAAGAATATCATTTGGCCAGTATTCCGCAGCTAAACACCTAGCAGTTTGGGCAGAACGGTATCTCACTTGTTCGTGAGTTTCCGGATATTTAGCAGCTATCTGGGCTGTATAACCTGTATCTATTCTGGGAAATAATGCTTTTAATTCTGGGGTGGAGAGTCTTTCCGGTTCGTCTGTCATCCACTCTGGGTTTAACCATTCACTTAAACCAGTTTCTAGTCTAATGTCTAAATCTAATGCTTCGGCGACGGCGTTAGCTGTTTGTACTGTTCTTAAAAATGGAGAGGCAAAAATATGTTTGATGTTTTCTGTTTTTAGTCTTTGTGCTAATTGTTGTGCCTGGATAAACCCATCATCTGACAATGGTGGATCATAGCGTTTTTCGGCTGTGAGAAACCAGTCAGGGTTCACAAAATCAAGGCGGTTGGCGTGTCTGGCGATCCAAATTATTTGACTCATGGGAGAAATTATACAGATGTTAATGTAAAGAACTTTGACGAGTTCCCAATTTAATATACTCTTGCGTAGGACTAATGTTAATGCTGATTACGTATTTTTTCCATTTATTTGAGAGTTGGCATCTGTTTATCTTACCTGAGTTGATAGTGGTAGAGTATAGTTCCAAAAAACATAGACAAATATCTCATGCCTTTCATTATTTTTCTAATTTTATCTGACATTCCGCACTAAAAAATTATCCTGCCCACAACTTTTTTGAGAACGTCTTAAAATCTCTGCACTACAAATACTAGCTTTACCATCTTTGGAATAACAAAAAAATACTTCTTTGAGAAATCTACCAGAATCAGAACAATAGGGAGCAATACCATTAACTGTAAATTGTTTGTTAGAACTGATAAAGGCAGTTTTAAAATCTTGAATGGTAGTACGAAATGGTTTTTTTGGGACTTGATAAGCTGAAGGAATATTTAGAGAATGTTTTAAATTTCTACTTAATGTTAAATATTCTCTAGGTTTTTGACCTGTACAAGTTCCATGTTTTTTCCATTCATGATCAAAAAGTCGTTCATTGGGGAATAAACCTGTAAACTTTTGTTTCAGTAATGGGGGTAATTTTTCAGTGGAACAGTTAGCGGGATAACCTTTTTTGTATTGTGGCCAAAGTCCATGTAGCACAAAACCATATTTTTTTCCTATTCCGCATTGTTGTGTATCGCGTTTTCCATTTCTGGCACAATGATCAGGAGACCAGGATAATGTTAAAACATAAAAATCAAATTTACCAGGAGTATCGGGAGTCTGTGCGATCGCATGATCTGTTATTGGTACGGTAATTAGTAATAAGGAAGATGCAGCTACAAGATTTTTTATTGACAAATTCATAGCTAATTATTCTGATCCTAAAAGTCTTTTAAGTTACTATACTCTATTTATGCCATCAATAAAAGACCAATACACAGATCCCCTACTTATTTGGGAAGTTGAGGATCTCAATCCCTGAACAATGTAAACTACATTTACAGTAATTCAGGAGGACTAAATAAAGTTGGACAAGTTATTAAAAATATCAAACTTGATTGATATCTGCACAGAGAGGATCGGCCGTTGGACAAGTTGGTTAGTTTTGGTAATGGTGATTCTGGGTGTGTGGAATGTGACAGGTAGATACTTAAGTAGATTAATTGGTAACAATCTTACCTCTAACGCTTACATAGAATCCCAATGGTATATCTTTGATTTGGTTTTTCTCTTAGGTGCAGCTTACACCCTCAAACATAATGAACACGTGCGAGTAGATATATTTTATAGTAATTTATCTGGCAAAAAAAAGGCGATCGCCGACCTATTTGGGACAGTATTTTTTCTGATTCCATTTTGCATTATGGTAATTATTTTTTCTTGGGATGCCATTATCGCATCTTGGCAAACTTGGGAAATATCACCAGATCCCGGCGGTTTACCCCGCTACCCCATTAAAACTATGATCATTGTTTCCTTTGTCATGTTAATTATTCAAGGCATTTCCGAAGCGATTAAAAACATAGCTATCATCACCAACAGATTACCAGCGGAGGAAAACCATGACCTATGATTATGAATGGTTAGGGCCTGTGATGTTTATTGGGGCTTTAGTTTTATTATCTTTAGGTTATCCTGTCGCCTTTTCCCTGGGTGGTGTAGCCATTATCTTTGCTATTCTTGGCGTTACTTTGGATGTTTTTGATCCCATATTTCTCACAGCCATGCCGCAGCGGATATTTGGCATCATGGCCAATTATACCCTGTTAGCTATTCCCTACTTTATCTTTATGGGTTCAATGTTAGAGAAATCTGGCATTGCCGAAAGACTTTTAGAAACAATGGGAATTTTGTTAGGACGCTTGCGGGGTGGACTAGCTTTAGCAGTGGTGTTGGTAGGTGCATTATTAGCAGCAACTACAGGTGTGGTAGCGGCCACGGTGGTAGCGATGGGTTTAATTTCCTTACCGATTATGCTCCGCTATGGTTACAACAAACAACTAGCTACCGGTGTGATTGCTGCTTCCGGGACTTTGGGGCAAATTATCCCCCCTAGTGTGGTATTGGTGGTCTTAGCTGACCAGTTAGGAATATCTGTGGGTGACTTATTCATCGGGTCAGTTATTCCTGGTTTAATGATGACTGCGGCCTTTGCCCTTCATGTATTAATTGTTTCATTTATTAAACCTGAACTTGCCCCGGCTTTACCTCCAGAAGTAAGGAATATTGGCAGAAAAGCCTTAACTAAGCGGATTTTTCAGGTGATGTTACCACCACTGTTTTTGATTTTATTAGTTTTAGGAAGTATCTTTTTTGGCATTGCTACCCCCACAGAAGCCGGTGCGGTGGGATGTGCGGGTGCGATGATTTTAGCTGCTTTTAACGGTGAATTAAACTTAGCATCTCTGCGTCAAGTCTGTGATAACACTTTAAGAATTACCTCCATGGTAATTTTTATTCTCTTAGGTTCTACCGCTTTTAGTTTAGTATTTCGGGGTTTAGAAGGGGATCAATTTATGTTTGATATTCTTTCTAATTTACCTGGAGGTGAGGTAGGATTTTTAGCGATTAGCATGATCACAGTGTTGATATTAGGCTTTTTTATTGACTTCTTTGAAATCGCTTTTATCATTGTGCCTTTGTTTGTTCCCGTTGCCCAAACTTTAAATATTGATTTAGTTTGGTATGGGGTGATTTTGGGGGCAAATTTACAAACTTCTTTCCTTACTCCTCCCTTTGGTTTTGCTTTGTTTTATCTGCGCGGTGTTGCTCCTCCAGAGGTAACAACTGGGGATATTTATAAAGGGGTAATTCCGTTTATTTTATTGCAATTATTGGTGGTGATTTTGATTGTTATCTTCCCAGGAATTGTGAGTTTTCTACCTTCTTTGGGAGGTTAATAAAATTTTTAATTTTATATGATCGAGAACGAGAAAATCAACTAGGTTATGGCTTAAAAAGAGTGGCTAAAAACTCATTAAACAGATACCAGAAACAGAAGCCCTATTTAAAGAAGTTAATCGCATCAATCAGCAAGCGGATGATGACTCAACAAAATTGAGAATTTCTGTTTGGTTGAGAAAATTATCATACAGGAGTTAAACTTACACAACAAGCAATGGCGCAAATCGAAGAGCAGATTTACCGTTTATCAACTTTGAAAAAATGGTTCGTTGAAATCTTGTGTCGAAGTGACTGAAATTTTGGGTTATTTTTTGTTGTAACACTCTAATTTAAGATAAATACAATGTACGAACAAATTTCTCACTCATTGTTAAATTCAATACTGGATGATTTAAAGCCGGAAATTCGTCGGCAAGATTTACGGCATTTTTATACCCGTCTTGGAGCGAATTTTTACGCTATTCATTCGCTATTTTCTACTCTGTACGGGCATCGTGATGATTTTAAACTGCAAATGTTGCGGCTAGTTGAAACAATGGCGAAAGGCTACATTGATCGTTCTCCAGAGTTAGAGCGGTTGGATATTCAACGTGAGCAAGACCACAATTGGTTTTTGTCGCAAAAATGGGTAGGGATGGCGCTTTATTCCAACGGTTTTGCCGAAAACCTGGCAGATTTAGAAAATAAAATCGGCTATTTTCAAGAGCTAGGCATCAATATGGTGCATATTATGCCGATTTTGAGGTGTCCTAATGGTCAAAGTGATGGGGGCTATGCCATCAGTGATTTTAGGCAAATTGACGAGCGCGTTGGTGATTTAGAAGATATTCGCCAAATTTCTAAGGAGTTCAGAAAGCGTGATATTTTGCTGGTTCTGGACATTGTGCTTAATCATACTTCTGACGAACATGAATGGGCGCAAAAGGCGAAGATGGGCGATCGCAGTTTTCAAGATTACTACTATATTTTTGAAAACCGAGAAATCCCTGATCTGTTTGAGCAAACTATGCCAGAAGTTTTCCCTGAGACAGATCCGAGCAATTTTACTTGGAATGCTGAGATGGAAAAATGGGTGATGACGGTTTTCCATAATTATCAATGGGATTTAAATTACAGCAATCCCAGAGTTTTTATTGAAATGCTCGACATTATTATGTTTTGGGCAAATCAAGGCGTGGATGTTCTCCGACTCGATGCTGTAGCGTTTTTATGGAAAAAGATCGGTACTTCTTGCCAAAACGAGCGCAACGCACATTTAATTTTGCAGTTAATGAAAGATTGTTGTCAGGTGAGTGCGCCCGGTGTGTTGTTTATAGCTGAAGCAATCGTTGCTCCTGTGGAAGTAATTAAGTATTTCGGCGAAGATGCGATCGCCGCCAAAGAATGTGAGATTGCTTATAATGCTACTTTAATGGCTTTAATATGGGATGGAATCGCCACTAAAAACACTAAGCTACTCTACCAAGGCATCAAAAATTTGCCTAATAAATTAGAACGTGCTACTTGGCTAAACTATGTGCGTTGTCATGATGACATTGGTTTGGGTTTTGACGATAGTGATATTCGTGCAGCAGGTTATGAACCAAGAGCGCATAGAAAGTTTTTAGTTGATTACTTAAGCGGTCAGTTTGATGGATCTTCATCTAAGGGAATGGTGTTCATGCCTAATGAAGCTACGGGAGATGCGCGTATCTGTGGTTCACTAGCTTCTTTAGCGGGATTAGAGTCGGCGCTGGAAACTGCTGATGAGGATTTGATTGCCCTGGCAATTAATAGAATTTTATTAATGCACGCAATTATTCTATCTTTTGGAGGAATCCCTCTAATTTATAATGGTGATGCGATCGCTGTACTCAATGATTACAGCTATATTGATGACCCAAGCAAAAGTAATGACAATCGCTGGGTACACCGCCCTAAAATTAATTGGGAAAAAGCCGACTTACGCAAACAACAAGGCACATTAGAACACACAGTATTCAACGCTACAAAAAAAATGATTGCCATTCGTAAAGAAATCTCTGCGTTTGCTGATTTCAATAACCGCGAATTGGTACATCTAGACAATGAACACTTGGTATGTTTTGTTCGTTTCAATCATCAACGTCCATCAGAAAAAGTGCTAGTCATTGCCAACTTTGATGTAAATCCGCAAGACTTGGATTTGGAGTCACTTAGAACTATGGGCTTCAATATTTATAGTAATTTTGTTGATTTATATAGTGGTATGAAACCAGAGCAATCTGATAGTCGCATTACTGTACAAGGATATCAATTTTATTGGCTCACAGAGACATAAAAAGCTTCAATCGTTAGGAAAAAATCGGGGTCAAGCGCGGCATCAATTTTTTGCATGGCTTGATCTCGTTTCCAATCTCAGACTGGGAATGCCATCAAGAGGTTCTACCTCTACTTTAATATAAGGCAGAGCCTTTTTGATTTCATTCCCATAAAGAGTATGGGAACGAGAAAAACACACCCTACAATACGTAAACCTTTATATTGTTTTATTATACTCAAACCGGTTAGGAAACTTACTTATTCTTGACGGAAAAACTAGGTTCTAACCCTATCTTTGTTGATGGGGAGACCTTTGAAGAGGGGTTAAATTTTCAGCCATTAGCGAAAATTATGTGCGAAAATTGTCAACACAGGTGTGAGGAATTAAGATGACAGATAAAAATTGGCAAGATGAAGAATTATGGATTATCACTGCAA from Okeanomitos corallinicola TIOX110 includes the following:
- a CDS encoding histidine phosphatase family protein, whose amino-acid sequence is MSQIIWIARHANRLDFVNPDWFLTAEKRYDPPLSDDGFIQAQQLAQRLKTENIKHIFASPFLRTVQTANAVAEALDLDIRLETGLSEWLNPEWMTDEPERLSTPELKALFPRIDTGYTAQIAAKYPETHEQVRYRSAQTARCLAAEYWPNDILLVAHGASVLGAAMGFVGDQAKDEVKATLCSLVKIVRQESQWLLELKGDTSHLTTTEEVVRFV
- a CDS encoding glucokinase, giving the protein MTLLLAGDIGGTKTILRLVESGENSALKTLYEESYRSGDFPDLVPIVQKFLAAANSSTPAKACFAIAGPVVNNTAKLTNLAWFLDTARLCQQLNIPAVSLINDFAAVGYGIFGLTKQDLLTLQTGKHQSDAPMAVIGAGTGLGQGFLIKQGHQYQVFPSEGGHADFAPRNELEFQLLKYLLNRHDIQRVSVERVVSGLGITSIYQFLRDRQIDSENPEIAQIIRTWEQEAGRAEKTADPGAAIGSAALAKSDRLSEQTIQLFIEIYGAEAGNLALKLLPYGGLYIAGGIAPKILPLMEDGSFMLNFTQKGRMRSLLEEIPVHIILNQQVGLIGAALSAARL
- a CDS encoding TRAP transporter large permease subunit, producing MTYDYEWLGPVMFIGALVLLSLGYPVAFSLGGVAIIFAILGVTLDVFDPIFLTAMPQRIFGIMANYTLLAIPYFIFMGSMLEKSGIAERLLETMGILLGRLRGGLALAVVLVGALLAATTGVVAATVVAMGLISLPIMLRYGYNKQLATGVIAASGTLGQIIPPSVVLVVLADQLGISVGDLFIGSVIPGLMMTAAFALHVLIVSFIKPELAPALPPEVRNIGRKALTKRIFQVMLPPLFLILLVLGSIFFGIATPTEAGAVGCAGAMILAAFNGELNLASLRQVCDNTLRITSMVIFILLGSTAFSLVFRGLEGDQFMFDILSNLPGGEVGFLAISMITVLILGFFIDFFEIAFIIVPLFVPVAQTLNIDLVWYGVILGANLQTSFLTPPFGFALFYLRGVAPPEVTTGDIYKGVIPFILLQLLVVILIVIFPGIVSFLPSLGG
- a CDS encoding alpha-amylase family glycosyl hydrolase yields the protein MYEQISHSLLNSILDDLKPEIRRQDLRHFYTRLGANFYAIHSLFSTLYGHRDDFKLQMLRLVETMAKGYIDRSPELERLDIQREQDHNWFLSQKWVGMALYSNGFAENLADLENKIGYFQELGINMVHIMPILRCPNGQSDGGYAISDFRQIDERVGDLEDIRQISKEFRKRDILLVLDIVLNHTSDEHEWAQKAKMGDRSFQDYYYIFENREIPDLFEQTMPEVFPETDPSNFTWNAEMEKWVMTVFHNYQWDLNYSNPRVFIEMLDIIMFWANQGVDVLRLDAVAFLWKKIGTSCQNERNAHLILQLMKDCCQVSAPGVLFIAEAIVAPVEVIKYFGEDAIAAKECEIAYNATLMALIWDGIATKNTKLLYQGIKNLPNKLERATWLNYVRCHDDIGLGFDDSDIRAAGYEPRAHRKFLVDYLSGQFDGSSSKGMVFMPNEATGDARICGSLASLAGLESALETADEDLIALAINRILLMHAIILSFGGIPLIYNGDAIAVLNDYSYIDDPSKSNDNRWVHRPKINWEKADLRKQQGTLEHTVFNATKKMIAIRKEISAFADFNNRELVHLDNEHLVCFVRFNHQRPSEKVLVIANFDVNPQDLDLESLRTMGFNIYSNFVDLYSGMKPEQSDSRITVQGYQFYWLTET
- a CDS encoding ribonuclease; the encoded protein is MNLSIKNLVAASSLLLITVPITDHAIAQTPDTPGKFDFYVLTLSWSPDHCARNGKRDTQQCGIGKKYGFVLHGLWPQYKKGYPANCSTEKLPPLLKQKFTGLFPNERLFDHEWKKHGTCTGQKPREYLTLSRNLKHSLNIPSAYQVPKKPFRTTIQDFKTAFISSNKQFTVNGIAPYCSDSGRFLKEVFFCYSKDGKASICSAEILRRSQKSCGQDNFLVRNVR
- a CDS encoding TRAP transporter small permease subunit, coding for MDKLLKISNLIDICTERIGRWTSWLVLVMVILGVWNVTGRYLSRLIGNNLTSNAYIESQWYIFDLVFLLGAAYTLKHNEHVRVDIFYSNLSGKKKAIADLFGTVFFLIPFCIMVIIFSWDAIIASWQTWEISPDPGGLPRYPIKTMIIVSFVMLIIQGISEAIKNIAIITNRLPAEENHDL